Genomic window (Granulicella arctica):
ACCTGTCGGGAACGGAGCGACATGGGCGCCCATATACCATCAGCAGCTTTAGCCGCTCTGACCGATCACTTCAGATTGACGTCACGCTTCATGGCAAGGGGGCATTCTCGAAGTGGGCTGCTGCTGCACGTTGCGGTGACACAGTGGAAAGCTCCTTGCCTTGCGGGATGTGTAAGATTCCTTCCGGCGCACAGGGCTGCGTATTTGCCGGAGATGAGACTGCAGCCCCGGCCATCCTGTCGATTCTGCGTTCGCTTCCGAGGGGTATCGAAGCCAAAGCGTTCATCGAGATTGGCAGCGACAACGACATCGCGCTGGTGCCGAAGCAGTACGTGGCTCATGTTCATTGGCTCTCTCGGGAATCGGGGCGTCACGCCGTGGGCTCGCTACTAACCCACGCAATCATGTCCACATCGGATCTCGCATCCAAAGATGTTTGGCTGGCTGGCGAACAGAAGGTTGTTGCCACACTGAGAGGGCATTGCCTTCGGACCTGCGGTATAAAAAGCTGCTGTTTGCAAGCAGCAGGGTATTGGAAACAGGGAACTGAGGAGTATCGCGATGAAAAGGGAGAATACTGACCCGGTGTCAATAAAAGGCAACTACGAAGATGTGTGACGCATAACGCCAGGTTTGCAAACATCAAGACGTAAGTGGACGTGCTCTCGGAATGGAAACTAATGCGGGTGTGCTCAACCTGACCGAGACGGGTGTCGCCCTCAGCCTTCCAGCACCACCTGACATGGACGATCTGTTGCAGAACGGATTGGATGCACCACCGTCGCGATACGCTGCCACCAGCCGGCGTGCCTGCCGCGTGCTCAGCCGTAGGATAGCCGCTGCCGAAACCTCGGTGCGGCGCTTCGCCAACACCTCAGAGAGGACTTCTATGCGTCGCAGTTCGTGTCTACGCAGGGTGAAAAGATCCAATCTCCGCCTCCGCCATCTCTCGGAGGGGTAGTTTGGACATTTCAACGTTGCAGAAACCATGACATTTCTAACGAGCCGCTACAGCGCGTGTTGGTACAAAGCGATAACGTCGCTGTTTCTGAAAGCGGTTCTGTCATCATACTGCGTCGTAGTTGTCGTGCGGTGCGTAATGTGGAATCGAGGTACGGTGTCGCTTTCCATCAGGCCGTCATTTTCGCCGCGGACGCCGCCGCGCTTTTCGGTTTGTAGTTGGGCCCATAGAGTTGACGAGGGTTCTTCTTGTAGTCGATCTTCTGGCTGCTGGTCTGCACCTTCGGCTCGCGCTGTACATCCTGCTGTGCCTTGATGATCGTAAGAGCGTGGTTGAGTCGCTTGTTCTCGACGACCGCAGTGTGGCTGACACGTTGGTCTTTGCTGAGGAGGCGATAGGGAAGCGTGCGACCTTTTGATCGGACTTCAAGCGTGCCATCCGGGAACTCGTAGAGATCGAAGTACTTGCCGCCCAGGCCTTCCGAGAGCTCATTCTGGTCGAGGATGATCTGCTTCCTGCCATAGGACATGGTTAGTTGATCGCTCCCATAGCGCTGTTCGCGATGGCACAGGATGTCGTTGAGCCGATTGGTCTTGACGTTGAGAGGCCAATGCAGGTTCTCCGGCTTTGCGGCATACAGCGCGAACCGTTCGTTGAAGCGCTTCAGGAACCCGGGCAGGAACGCGTTGCCGGTGTCCATGTCGCAGACGTTCTCAAGCCGCAACTCTTTACCAGGCGATCCTGCAGCGTACGGTTGGCCCGTTCCACGTGGCCCTTGGCCTGACTGGAGTTGGCGCAGATAATTTCGATATTAAGCTCAGCCAGCGTACGGCGGAACTTCGTCATGCCGGTGCCACCTTGCGCGTCGCGGTTGATCCGAAAGACCGAGTGCATATCCGAGTAGAAGGCTACCGGGCATCCGTGGGTGGCCAGATATCCTTGCAGCGCTTCGAAATGAGAGCCCATGCTCTCGCAGGGC
Coding sequences:
- a CDS encoding siderophore-interacting protein is translated as MNKGTVRPMVYGSLDARILPPKLMPLTVVSATLLTKRTRRLTFFGSDLAEIPEPKAGQWVKLFPDLSGTERHGRPYTISSFSRSDRSLQIDVTLHGKGAFSKWAAAARCGDTVESSLPCGMCKIPSGAQGCVFAGDETAAPAILSILRSLPRGIEAKAFIEIGSDNDIALVPKQYVAHVHWLSRESGRHAVGSLLTHAIMSTSDLASKDVWLAGEQKVVATLRGHCLRTCGIKSCCLQAAGYWKQGTEEYRDEKGEY